A single Glycine soja cultivar W05 chromosome 14, ASM419377v2, whole genome shotgun sequence DNA region contains:
- the LOC114383620 gene encoding calcium uniporter protein 5, mitochondrial-like encodes MWSRWWCGGGVGSLRQRVSFVFNGSHGSVGKVHPFDPFRGFGGEYCGGVGFVLKQMKRSVCSSTLLSSPAGVGGNSNSCGSGSDDNDNNNNNNGNGTEGSISFGDAKKFMRLVNVESLKMKLGRDGKEIIPFCELLQECKSMGVARSSEEALAFAKVLDEAGVILLFRDKVYLHPDKVVDLVRRAVPLALTAEDDPMREELKKLQEKKEEIDVLAHKQVRRILWSGLGFGVVTVGLFFRLTFWEFSWDVMEPITYFTTATGLVVGYAYFLFTSRDPTYQDFMKRLFLSRQRKLYMRYNFDVERFKELQCKCKTPLNAKTILKNRMGLELDLDDALHRD; translated from the exons ATGTGGAGTAGATGGTGGTGTGGTGGTGGTGTTGGATCATTGAGGCAAAGGgtgtcttttgttttcaatGGAAGCCATGGTTCTGTGGGAAAGGTTCATCCTTTTGATCCTTTCAGGGGTTTTGGAGGGGAATATTGTGGAGGGGTGGGGTTTGTGTTGAAGCAGATGAAGAGGAGTGTGTGTTCCTCAACTTTACTTTCATCCCCTGCTGgtgttggtggcaactccaaTTCATGTGGGAGTGGgagtgatgataatgataataataataataataatgggaaTGGAACTGAAGGGTCTATATCGTTCGGTGATGCTAAGAAGTTTATGAGATTGGTGAATGTGGAATCGCTCAAGATGAAGCTTGGTAGGGATGGGAAGGAGATTATTCCCTTCTGTGAGCTTCTTCAAGAGTGTAAGAGCATGGGTGTTGCTAGGAGTTCTGAGGAGGCTTTGGCATTCGCCAAGGTTCTTGATGAGGCTGGGGTTATTCTCCTCTTCCGGGACAAGGTCTATCTGCATCCTGATAAG GTGGTGGATCTGGTTAGAAGAGCAGTTCCACTAGCCCTAACAGCTGAGGATGATCCTATGAGGGAGGAGTTAAAGAAGCTGcaagagaagaaggaagaaatcgATGTTTTGGCACACAAGCAGGTGCGGCGAATCCTGTGGTCAGGATTAGGATTCGGTGTTGTCACTGTTGGACTATTCTTCAGGCTAACATTCTGGGAATTCTCATGGGATGTAATGGAACCTATAACATATTTTACCACTGCCACTGGCCTAGTGGTAGGCTATGCCTACTTCTTGTTCACTTCAAGAGACCCCACTTACCAAGACTTCATGAAGAGGCTCTTTCTCTCAAGGCAGAGGAAGCTGTACATGAGGTACAATTTTGATGTTGAGAGATTCAAGGAGCTCCAATGCAAGTGCAAAACACCCTTAAATGCCAAAACCATTTTGAAGAATCGCATGGGGTTGGAACTGGATTTGGATGATGCCTTACACAgagattaa
- the LOC114383617 gene encoding transmembrane protein 56-B-like, translating to MEFTSSFDLTFFYDYATPSKVVLWLASIFSGIILCVLAYTSTAILSSLLFKGYGKLSSEEKIEWNNRGFSTFHALFVSSASFYLLILSDVFNVNSQDDIVINRSSRLSDTVLGVSIGYFLTDLAMILWNFPALGGLEYVLHHGISIGSITLCLLSGQVHIYILMVLFSESTTPFVNLRWYLDVAGLKSSKLYIWNGIALFFGWLVARIFLFMFLFYHIGTRLDEVKEVFLFGFYTLIMVPSVLAVLNIFWFWKIASGMVKTLTKAKHSK from the exons ATGGAAttcacttcttcttttgatTTAACCTTCTTCTATGACTATGCTACTCCAAGCAAAGTAGTCCTATGGCTGGCATCTATCTTCTCCGGCATCATCCTATGTGTTCTT GCTTATACATCAACTGCTATTTTGAGTTCTTTGTTGTTCAAGGGATATGGCAAATTAAGCAGTGAGGAGAAAATTGAATGGAATAACAG GGGGTTCTCTACATTTCACGCTCTTTTTGTATCATCTGCATCTTTCTACCTCCTCATTTTGTCAGATGTCTTCAATGTGAATTCACAGGACGACATAGTTATCAATAGATCATCAAGGTTATCAGATACAGTGTTGGGG GTTTCTATTGGTTATTTTCTAACAGATCTGGCGATGATTCTTTGGAATTTTCCAGCTTTAGGGGGTCTTGAATAT GTTCTACACCACGGAATATCCATAGGTTCTATTACGCTATGTCTGCTAAGTGGTCAAGTTCACATCTACATACTTATGGTTCTTTTCTCTGAGAGCACTACTCCTTTTGTAAATCTTAGATG GTACTTGGATGTTGCTGGCCTTAAGAGCTCCAAACTTTACATTTGGAATGGCATTGCATTGTTCTTCGGGTGGTTG GTTGCAAGGATTTTCCTGTTCATGTTCCTTTTTTACCACATAGGGACCCGTTTGGATGAG GTGAAGGAAgtctttctttttggtttttacaCCTTGATCATGGTGCCTTCTGTGTTGGCAGTTTTGAACATATTTTGGTTCTGGAAGATTGCAAGTGGCATGGTTAAAACTCTCACAAAAGCAAAACACAGCAAGTGA
- the LOC114385411 gene encoding CBS domain-containing protein CBSX3, mitochondrial-like, translating to MQGGFQSFLSHGNVIRNAVLQRVRMVNPLLQPIVSSRFESVTPARIEEHGFESTTISDILNDKGKGADGSWLWCTTDDTVYDAVKSMTQNNVGALVVVKSDANKAIAGIITERDYLRKIIVQGRSSKSTKVGDIMTEENKLITVTPDTKVLQAMQLMTDKRIRHIPVIDEKGMVGMVSIGDVVRAVVREHRQEVERLNAFIQGGY from the exons ATGCAAGGAGgatttcaatcatttttgtCACACGGGAATGTCATTAGAAATGCTGTTCTACAACGGGTGCGCATGGTGAACCCCCTGTTACAGCCAATTGTCTCTTCGCGGTTTGAATCTGTTACACCTGCTCGCATTGAGGAGCATGGTTTTGAGAGCACCACAATTTCAGAcatcttgaatgataaaggcaAGGGTGCTGATGGCTCCTGGCTTTGGTGCACCACAGATGATACCGTTTATGATGCTGTTAAATCG ATGACCCAAAACAATGTTGGAGCTTTGGTTGTTGTGAAATCTGATGCGAATAAGGCAATTGCAGGGATTATTACTGAAAGAG ATTACTTAAGAAAGATCATCGTGCAGGGAAGATCATCCAAGTCTACCAAGGTTGGAGATATTATGACTGAAGAG AACAAACTTATCACAGTCACCCCTGATACCAAAGTTCTACAGGCTATGCAACTGATGACTG ataaaAGAATCAGACACATCCCTGTCATAGATGAAAAGGGAATGGTTGGCATGGTGTCCATTGGAGATGTGGTTCGTGCTGTGGTGCGCGAGCACCGACAAGAGGTGGAGCGCTTGAATGCTTTCATACAAGGGGGTTATTAG